The genomic DNA ACCCTATGATGATGTGCGCCCAGAGTTGTTGGAAAAAATTGCCAACTCCGTAAAGATATCAGGTATTGTAGTGCTTTCTTTGCCGTCTGACACTAACTTCGAACTATCACCTACTACCTACCACCTACTGTCTACTAAGCTTTATGGCGACGCAAGGCTGGATTTTTACCGACGTGTAGGGTAGAATGTATCTTATTCCCGTATCTCATGCGCGAGTGGTGGAATTGGTAGACACGCTAGCCTTAGGAGCTAGTGTCGCAAGACGTGAAGGTTCAAGTCCTTTCTCGCGCACCATCCTCTGTCGTTTGGCTTTTTGCCAAACTATGGAGGACTTTTTGTTGAGAGTTAGTCCTTAAACTGTAGAAATATGGGATCCGCTTGTCAAAGGGTAAGAACCGTGTCATTATTTTTTTATAGACATATTCGTACAGTCGGCACTGAAGTAGGACACTTCAAGTTAATTCCTCCCAGTATACTTCATTGGCGGTTCTGAACTGAAGCACTTCTCTTGGACGATCATTTAAATACACGAGGCACTCGTGTATTTTTTCTTTAGTAACGAATTGTAGGTCTGTCTTCTTCGGTATAAAGTGCCGTATCCACTTGTTGGCGTTCTCAACAAGCCCTTTCTCCCACGAGTGGTATGGGTGACAGAAGTAGATTGGGGCATGCAATAGTTTCTCAAACTCCTGCCACTGCTTGAAAGCAATGTCATTGTCGGTCAGGATGGTTTTAACGGTGCAACCGTCAAACATCACTCTCAGAGCCTTTGACACCTCTTTCTTCGTTCTGTTGGGTAGAAGCTCGATGAGTGTCTTTTTGCTCAGCGTATCTACAGCAACCAACAACACAGCTCTACTGTGCCTGCTGACAATGAAGTCGAGCTCGTAGTGACCGATCTCATCACGCAGGATACGTTCCTCGATCCATTTCCGGTCACCAATCAGCGAGCGACGATACATTGTCTTCCGTCTCTTTGGCTTACCTTTGAAGTACAGCTTGTGGTGAAGGGCGTACAGACGTACATAGCGGTAGACCGCATCCTTCGACACAGCAATGTTGAGATCGGCTTGAGCGCGACCAGCAATGACTTTGGGTGACCAGCCGAGATCCAGTTTATCGTCAACATAGGTTCGCAGGTCTTTGTCTCTGGCAACTTTGTTACTCCAAGTTCGAGCCAGCCTACGTTTTTGGTATGCTTTCACCTTAGCTTTCTTGGCAACGTATTCACCAGACACTCGAAGGTTATTTAGTTCATAGCTGATGGTATTGGGGCTTCGCCCCAGCTCACGTGCTATGAAGCGGATACTCTTTCCGCTTTTGTGCCAATGTTCAATCTTGACTCGATCCTCATAGCTTAAATGATCATAGTGCTTTCCCATCTGATCATTATCTTTTGATCTCTTCACTGACACCAACCTTTCTTGGTTAGTGTCCTACTTCAAACGAGCCTGGAGCTTTTTTTTTGCATGCCAATAGACTATACTTGTGTCAATGGTTGATACACAAAAGACACAAATAAAGAGTTCGTACGAGCTTTACTTAGAAACTGGTACTGTAATAGATACTTTATCTTTCCCTGTAGATGTGCCACTTTTGAAAATAAAACGACCTACGCGCTACGAAAGGGGTACTGGGATTCACCCAAGTGTTGCATTATTGAGGAGACTAGGGGCTGACGGATTGCGAGAATTAAGAAGGCAGGAATACTTTGATAATATTGCGAAAGCCGAAACTTATGAAAGGGCTACTGGACTTCAGTTCCCTATTGATTAGTTCGTTTTTTCCTATAATCACTCATCAAAGAAAGTAATGTAATGACTGTCGCACCAATGAGATACATGAAAAATAATATATAAGTCGTATGTGGTACGGACTGACCGTTTATAAAAATATACAAATCGGGGGCAAAAAAACTGGTAGCTGTTAAGATGAGATAAAGGCGGAATTTTGACTTGTCGTTGTCGACCCACGCTGTGATTAGGCCAAACGAAAACTTGGCGAAAAAGATTGATGAAACTAGGTCGCAGGCAAAATAACCCCAGGGGTTAACCCCATGCTTGCCAAATATATAATTTACTAGGATAGTGCGCAGTGCTGCATAAACTATGCAAATAACTAGCCAGTACTTTTCGGTTTTTTGTCTTGTTTCATTTGAAAATAGATTTTTTATATTTTTTATACTCACGACTTAAAAATTATACCAGCAAACATGAAGTTTGATAGCGACTAAATCCTAGACAACTAATTTTCTTATAAGAAAGGTGTCGACATAAAAGCCACGATCGTGGCTTTTATGTCGACTAACAGGTGGTATGGTGGACCAGTAGAAGTCATGATAGACTTTAAGGTGAGTTATGAAACTTAGCTTTGAAAGAAAAAACACAGTAACGACCAGAAATAAAGCGATTGCTTGGGGTGTTCATTTGTTTACAACGAGTGGGGTGCTACTTGCCATGGCCGCTGTTGTAAGTATTTATCATCATAAGCCGGGGCACGCGTTGCTCTGGCTGCTGCTTGCCCAGGTTGTAGATGGTTTAGACGGCCCTTTGGCTCGTAAGTATCAGGTGCAAAAGTATGTCCCGGTCGTTGACGGTAACATCTTAGATTTGGTTATTGATTATCTTACGTGCGTTGTAGTGCCAATGGCATTCGCAGCTAGGTTTGATATTTTTCCAGCTCAAGTTGAAAACTGGATAATCGGTGCGATTTTGTACGTTTCTGTCATCTGGTTTGCCCGCAAGGACATCGAAACCAAAGATATGTGGTTTAGGGGTTTCCCGACAGCATGGAACCTAGTAGTTACTGCATTCTGGATGCTTGGCACTAGCCAATCATTTAACCTTATGGCCTCAAGCGTGCTTGTTGTGTTGACGCTAACGCCCAAGGTTAAGTTTTTTCATGCGCTAAGTTCAAAGCAGTTTCGTGTAGTCACAATACCTTTGACCACTGCGGCGATGTTGGCTATGGCATGTATGGCCAGTTTCCGAGAACATCACAACTCCTTTGGGCGGGTAGTGCTGGTGGTATGGAATATTTACGTTATTCTTATGACGGTTTGGCGCAGTCTGCAGCCCGATGAGCTAGAGTAAGTGTAACAAAGTATTCGCAAGCATAAAAATATGTTAAAGTAACTTTATGAGTTTATGGAATTTTATACCAATTGCTGATTTTGCGAGTAGGTGTGGGCCATACGAAATAGTTGGGAGCGGTTCTGCTTACGTAAACCTCGCCGAAGGTATGACAGTGGCACAAAGGAGAATTCAAGTTTTTGGCCCTCAGGTAGGTGATATTACATTTGTTGATGTTTTGTCGCAACGGTCAGAGGACAATGAATTAGCTTACGCTTGCCAAACGCTAAACGGTAGGGGCTTTACAGTTGAAGTTCCAGACTTCTGTTCATTGCCAGCCGATGAATTAGTTAAATCTTTTTTAAAGAACCCCGAACTTGCGAGAGTATTCCGCAAGAACTTTAGACGGTCAGGCGCCGATATTTTGCGGCAGGCCGCATTTACTCTGAACGCCGTAAACATTAACGTTGTTAAGAACTAGGCTTGCACGATCCTCCATACACTGTTAAAGTATTGTTATGATATTTGAGATTACAAAATTGACACATATATCGCCGGAGTCCACCCGGTAGTTTAAATATTTTTTTGCACAAACGACGCCGGGTATCTCCGGCGTTTTTTAGTCTTAAAAAAAATATAGTTAAGAAAGGATATATATGAATGATTTTGAAATTTATAAAGACGTCGGTGAGTGGCGTTGTGCTATTGAAGGCGATTTAGGAGTTGTTGAAGGGCTTTACGTTAATCAAGCAAGGCTGCTGTTCGACAGGCGTGCTAGGTTAGAATCAAAAAGATACAATACTTTTGGCCCAAGAACGGTAGACTTAAATATACAAGGTCCTGAGAGGCTGTTAGTGCCGGCAGAAGTATGTTTAGACTATATTCAAGAGTCTATACGATTGCGAAAAATAAGGTGATAAATAAGTCGCTGATTTTTATCTGCTGCTTAGAAAGTTAATATTTTGCAGTAAATTTGTTAACATAAGGAGGAATTATGAGTCTATCAACACAACCGTATAAAGGTACTAGGGATTTCTATCCCGAAGACATGAGGCTTCAGAAACATATTTTTGATGTTTGGCGTCAGATTTGTGAGCGCTTTGGTTATGAGGAATATACTGCACCGGTTTTAGAATCTGCTGAAATATTTGAGGCTAAAAGTGGCCAAGAGATTGTGAACGAAGAGATGTACACTTTAGTAGATAAAGGTGATCGTCGACTTGCGCTAAGGCCAGAAATGACACCTAGCGTTAGTCGTATGGTGGCTGGTCGACGGCAAGAGCTAGCGTACCCGCTTCGTTGGTATTCGATCCCAGATTTATGGAGATACGATAGACCACAAAGAGGTAGACTTAGGCAACACTGGCAGCTAAATGTCGACATATTCGGCGT from Candidatus Saccharibacteria bacterium includes the following:
- a CDS encoding IS30 family transposase, with the protein product MKRSKDNDQMGKHYDHLSYEDRVKIEHWHKSGKSIRFIARELGRSPNTISYELNNLRVSGEYVAKKAKVKAYQKRRLARTWSNKVARDKDLRTYVDDKLDLGWSPKVIAGRAQADLNIAVSKDAVYRYVRLYALHHKLYFKGKPKRRKTMYRRSLIGDRKWIEERILRDEIGHYELDFIVSRHSRAVLLVAVDTLSKKTLIELLPNRTKKEVSKALRVMFDGCTVKTILTDNDIAFKQWQEFEKLLHAPIYFCHPYHSWEKGLVENANKWIRHFIPKKTDLQFVTKEKIHECLVYLNDRPREVLQFRTANEVYWEELT
- a CDS encoding CDP-alcohol phosphatidyltransferase family protein — translated: MKLSFERKNTVTTRNKAIAWGVHLFTTSGVLLAMAAVVSIYHHKPGHALLWLLLAQVVDGLDGPLARKYQVQKYVPVVDGNILDLVIDYLTCVVVPMAFAARFDIFPAQVENWIIGAILYVSVIWFARKDIETKDMWFRGFPTAWNLVVTAFWMLGTSQSFNLMASSVLVVLTLTPKVKFFHALSSKQFRVVTIPLTTAAMLAMACMASFREHHNSFGRVVLVVWNIYVILMTVWRSLQPDELE